From the genome of Nicotiana tabacum cultivar K326 chromosome 17, ASM71507v2, whole genome shotgun sequence:
AGGGACAAGTATTTGTGCTACAAGCCCTTGAAGAAGCTTCTCAAGCACCACCTCCGTTCTAGCCCTGCTACCGGCGATAATCTTCCCGACGGCGGCGACAATCcccctcctcttcctcctccgcCTCCCCCGCACTTGCAGGACTGGTTCGTCAGAATTCTCAATGAGGAACTCAACAAATTCAACGATTTCTACGTCGATAAAGAGGAGGAATTTATTATTCGCTTCCAGGTTAATTTCCTTTTTCTTCTAAATTACTGTATACATATGTTAGTATGTCAATCAATTAATAATTGAGATCGGCTATATGAATACTCTATTTTGCGCTCTACTCGGCCCAATTTCTTAGTATTTCTTTTGAATTTAATTCATTTTTTTAACCTTTTGATTTACGGCATTAATCCTGTAATCGCTGTCATTAGGTGATATTTACTATTTACTCGTGACCACCTTAAACTCCGAAGGAATTGTTTATTTTACTGCTGATTATCCCAACTTGCGTTTTAGTTTCCATAATTGAGTTTAAAATTTAACTTTTGATGGATCATGAAATGTGAAGGATGATTAGGTGTCAAGTAGGGGTTTACTTGTACTACTTGTTACAATGGAGTTTTAGGTGGTCCAAGACTGATAAATTTGGACGGATCACTATCTTTTAGGTTTCATCTGCTGCTACAGGATAAAAGTTTGAATGCAGCATGGGCCAATCAATCAATTGCAATTATGGAAAATTAATGACATTATTTGaagtagaaaaaagaaaaatagatgcAAATGAGATCATAAAAAGCTTAAGAGGGTGGCAAGAAGTTAGTAGTCCGTTCCTTGCCATAGATAGCTGCAGCAAGTGAGGAGATATATAATTGCAGAAACAAATAAATTAGTGGGGTTGGGAGAAGGTATCGTTGGAGCTACCTGGGGAATATTCTTAGTTAAGCTGAAGCATAAGAATATATTGATGGCATATTCCACCTAGGTGCCTTTCCAATTTGTTTAACTGTTTTTCAGGAAATGGCCCTACATGTCTTAAATTATACACTCCTCCTGTCTTAGTCAACACGACCTACCTTTTCTTTGTGTTATAACGGTGGTGTCCAAAGCAATCCATGCGCACCTCAAGTCTATCgaatacctgctacctcccacctaTCTCCCACCATCTAGGTATGTTTGGTTAATGGAGAAATCACCTAGTTTTTTTGGTCTTTGCTAGGATATGAACCATGATCCCCAAAGTTTTCACTCACTTCTTTGACCACTTGGGCACATCCTTGAGTGATTAATCAACACGACCTACCTTGATTTATGTAGTTAATAAGCATTCAATCAGCCAGTCAATCCATCGATCAAACAACAACGCCTTTCTCTCAAATCAGGTGTACGAATCAAACAACAACGCCTTTCTCTCACGAATCATCTATATCATTCTACTCTATTCAGGTGCATATCATTCTAATGCTTAAAGTCTAAGTTACTCGGACTCTTCACTTTcagtgccgcacccgtgtcgacacgatgTGGGTGTGGGATCCGTGTCGGATCTGGTCAAccgattttgggtactttgaccaaaatcaacgGAGAAATTTGGAACATATACtatgatttttgaaaacaaatcaaAAGCTAGGGTGATATGGAAGAAAATGGAATACCTTGTATATATAAATTTCTATGTcagtccttttccttttatctccTTCTAAAATTCGACTCTTGttcaatattttctccttctcggAATACCTTGCAAGTTTTTCACATGTCTCATAATTTAGACAtatttttataactctatttttaaataattgaattatttttagccgaatcCCAGCACCCGTATCCGTACTTGGATCCGTACCCCCGAATCTTTAAATTTAGATCATGAAGGATCTGACCTCTAGATCTGCCCCGTATCGGACAcccgcacccgagtccgagcaacttagcttAAAGTAACATGTTTGAAAAAATTGTTATATCGATTTTGGCCAAAAGGCATTTAAAATTTTTGCTTTACATTTGATAATGTGGAAGGATTAGCAGTAAGGTGCACACAAAGTTTGAAGCAGTATCACATAATTGTTTTTAATAATTTGTGTTCTGGAGACAAAAGTTTCTTTTACGAAAACATTTCAGCATTTCTTTGGGCAAACCAAAAAAAAGGTAGATCACTTTCTCGCCGCTGGTTTAGTATCAATTACCACAAGAAGTCTGGAATTATGAACTTGCACGACCAGATTTTTCAGAAAATGACCGTAGTCCCAAATGTTAAAGTATTCATTCAACGCCAAAGACACGAAATTCTAAGAATGAATCGGTGAATTACTTGATGGAGCTACTCATATGGTTCCCAGCTCTCACACTactaccccccccccctctctctctctctctctctctctctctctctctctctctctctctctctctctctctctctctctctctctctctctctctctctctatatatatatatatatatatatatatatatatatatatatatattaaaaaatttactaaatatctataaatacaTGATTGTGAATTCAATTATTATTGTATTAATTTAGTCTTTGTAAGaatccataaacttcaaatcttggATTTGCCTCTGCCAATTAGTTTCATTGTTGTATGATATTGCCCAGTTTGGCAAGGGATTGGAGGTTTATTTTCTCTTGTATGATATTGCTCAGGTGGGCACAAGTAGTGGATTAAGCAAGATAAACACCTAAATATTGaatatatttttgaacttgcTTATGAATTCAATTCAATCACAATGGGATGGTGCTGTCTACATTGTAAAGTTTGCTTCTTTAGGTGTTGCCAATGCTTCTATTTTGTAAAGTTCAATATACTCGAAACAATTGACACATGAATATACTAGCAACTTTAAGAATCACCATGGTTGATTAATAGCTAAGTCGATCAATGGTTTGATGGCTTAAATTTATGGTCAAGTTGCTTACATTTGTCAATGGCTTGTCACTATCAGTTCTTAAACCCATATTAAAAGTCAGTGATGAGTCATGCTAAGAGCCAATGCTAGTTGCAGTCTAGCAGATTCTTTTTTTATACACTAGTTGGTCGTTGGATACTTGTACTGGCAATTTAAATCCACAAGTTTGCTGCCATACATTAAAGTTGAGCACAACTTGTTGAGTTAAAAGCTGCATCTATCAACTTCTATGCTTTATATAAAACTATTGTAGGGTGAGAGATAaacatttaaaatttaaaattcaagcaCTCGTCGCAGAGAAAAAGAACTCAAGGTGAAAAGTGTGGGCTATTCGCCAGACATTTATGACTTGAAGTCTGTCTTTTATCATTTGCATGAGCATCAATTAATTGGGACGGATTTTTCACTGAATTATCACCTTTGTCCTTGTTTGCAGTCTCTTATAGCTAATGCTTGTCAATCTGTCCCTTTTTCCCTTAATTTGCTCAGTTTCCATAATGCTAGCATTTTACAAGTTGTCACAAGCTGAGGCTATGTTTTGTCTGGACAACGACTTTTGGTGGGATGTCATAATGAGCTTAgttgtttcctttttctttgtattAATCAGAATAGGATGCATTTTGGAAGGATGGAGTTGATTTCCCTAGTTAATCTTATTTGTTTCACGCTTTGGGTGGAAAATTGATATCTGCCTTGGGCTTTTATTTGGATTGTTTGGTGGTGAAAGGACTAAGGAGTTGTGTGATACATGATATTTATTCATGTacccaaaaaaaagaagatacATGATATTTATACATGTGCATGTATGTGTGCTTTTAGCATGCTGACGGTTCATTCTTTTACTTTCCAATACCCTAAACATGATTCTAATATTCTTCCGGCCTTTATGCCcatcaaagcacaaataaaattgTGTTAAGAAGTTCTTGAAAAGAACTTGAAAGCCAACTGGCGTAATGTTATTAATAACAAAGGTTGAATGACTACAAAGTCAATATCTACTCTATCAAAGAGAAATCCGAGAACCCAAATCCTAAATTATATAGGAGTCCTAATTCTTTGTCTATCAAGAGCTTCTTAAAAGGAAATAAATAGAACAAAGTAATCCTAACAGAAGGTGGAATATGAAAAGCTAAGTGGAAAGAAAACCCTTATGATAACACTATAACAGATTACTGTAAGATCTCAACTAAAGTGACCGATATGAACAATAATGGCGAACCATactattacttttaatttttaattatctaATAGCTTCTGCCTATTTGTTCCTGCATCATGTATGCTTTAGATTGTGACAGCACAACATGTTGGTCACCAATCTAACAATAATAGCACTGCTGGTTCTCTGTGGAGGTAGCAATGCAGTAATATGGTCGATTTAAGGGGTTTCGTGATGTTTCGAAGTTTGGAATTGGGTTTGTTGTTATGTTGTGGAGGATGACGCTTGCGGTGTCCGTTTGAAAAAAATTGTGGTAGTAGATGAGGAATAAGGAAATTGTGGTAGTAGATGAGTTTAGTAAGGGgacttctttttattttggaCTTGGATTGAATCTCTCTAATGGGGTTTCAGAAGGGGACTGAAAATAGGTAGTAGTatttttgtttctctctctctctcttgatgGTGAAGAGCTAGGGATTGGAAAGGATGGGTTTGAGAAAATATGCCCAAGTGTAAGCACGCCAAAAATTAAAgtggaaaaataaataaatattcaaataTGTGAGTATCAATTGTAGTTATTTTTAGTGTGGGAATTGATCCGATTTCATCTACTTTTCTTCCAGGAATTGAAGGAGCGAATTGAAAGAGTAAAGGAGAAGAGTGGTAGAGATGGAGTTCTCACAAAAGACAGTGAATTTAGTGATGAGACGATGGGAATACGTAAAGACTTTGTTGCCATACACGGGGAGATGGTTCTTCTAAAAAATTATAGCTCTCTAAATTTTGCAGGTACTGCAGCTTTTACACTGTTTTAAGCATATATTTCTGATATCAGTTAGTTACCATTGCTCGGGCTTTGTGTTTCAAGTGTCGTATTGCTCTAAGTTCTTGCAGAATAAACATAAAGTAGAGTCTCTTTGAATTTTATTAAAGTAGGTTCCATCAGCCTTCTTATACAAATTGTTTTGCTCACTTAGGTCTTGTTAAgattttgaagaagtttgataAACGAACTGGGGGATTGTTGCGTCTTCCTTTCACACAACTTGCTCTTGATCAACCCTTCTTTACAACAGAACCTCTAAATAGATTAGTCCGTGAGTGTGAGGAAAATCTCGAGCTCCTATTTCCTTTGGAAGCAGAAGTTGTTGAATCAGATGCTACTGAAGAAGGGCCAACAGGAGGAACTACTTCTTATGCTTCAAATATTTCTCCAGCATTGCCACTTGGGGAAGAAAATGTGGATATATATCGAAGTACACTTGCTGCAATCAAAGCCATTCAGGGGCTGAAAAAGGCAAGCTCCACATATAATCCACTATCATTCTCATATATCTTTGGTGACCAAGATAATGATAGCACGGGCGCTATAACGGCAGAGAACTCTGATTCAGACCAGTTGGTTGCCTCTCAGAATGATAAAGAGACAGATCAAGAGGATTCCCATCCACCAGAATAGAATTCACCTTTGTAGTTTGCTTATTGGTCTTTGCTCAGTGGTTTGTTGTTAACCGAGGGAGATAAAATGGTTTGCTTCTTCATTGTATACGACTGTTCTGGAATAAATTGCTCGCTCCATCTGTAACCTTTAGCACTAACGCGACTTTGCTAGTTCTTGGATTTACAAAAGCTTGTTGATTATCTAGACTTCTTACTTGTTTGGAACTTTTAGAGGGCAAAACCTTTAAAGATATACATTCAGCGGAAGATGTTTAGCATCGAAGTTGGTCTTTTCACATCTCGAGCACTCTAGTTATCTGTGCTACCATTTCTATTAATTGTGTTTTTATTACGTGTAAATCTGACTTTGTGTCATAATTTTTTATCAATAGATGTGAAGTGTGGATCATCTGGTGTGTTTTCATGTTTTTTATATAGAACGTAAAGAACATTTTCATGAACaaaactaaactatattatattataagCACCattgatgaatggatcaaagaaCTGTACGAGAAAAGGGaaatcaagaaaagaaaataattttatctCGAGTACTCTGGGTTCCTTTGACTTGTATCAGCTAAACATAGCTATAGACTCTTGTCTTCGTCGTAGTTGAAAGGCAGTGGTACGGATTTGGAGGCACGATATTTCCCAACGTTATTCAAGTGCTCATTTTCCAACCTGAACAATGAAAACAGCAGAACTATTGTTAGATAGAAGCACACTATCTTTTACGAGATGTCAAATAAATACACAAGTAGCTGGCTAACTCTATCAAATATCTGCTACACTATTATGGACAGTTAGTTATTGTTATCTTTTAGATGACTTGATAATGTAAAAGTTCTTTTacactatcatgggtaaatgttAAACTCAAATAGATAATGCTTCCGACCTGAAAAAGTTCCACATGCCTCGGCGAAGGATCTCTAGACAGGCAACTATTGCAATCATTGCTTTCTTGTGCAGAAATGGTAGTTCTTGAAAATCTAGAACCAACTGCATCCATACTAGTCTCAGAATTATGTTAAGAACCTGCATTTAGACTTCAATCATCAAAAACTTTGATTTTCACCGGAAGAGCTTTATAATATAACCTGCTTCTGCACTTACAATGGCAACAAAGTAGACAATCTTGTGTGGCACAAGTAGTTTGTCTCTCAACCAATGGTTTCTTGAATTCCTTTGCAATAGACCCCAATCTATGACAATGTCCCAGTAAGTGTTTGCAACTGTAGTAATTCCTGAACTTGATGCTGCCATTACTCTCCAAAAGGTTCCTCTCTTCTGATCATAAAGTGTCCTCATTACAAGAGCAACAATGGTTGAGAGATATTTGAGGCTATTAAGCCCCTGCATCGAATCTTTCTCTTCAAATAAGCGGCGAAGACACTGTAAATATCATGAAATCATACAATGCGCCACATTAAATAATTGTCAAGATATATATAATAGGAAATGGGAATGATGATTTGGTGTGTGCAAAAATTATAACACCTGAATGAACCGAGACCAAAAGGGAATAATTGCAACGACTATGTATAAGATTTGATAAACACTGCTTTCTTGACATTTATTTGATCTTGTTCTGAAGTTGCCCCACACATAGTAGCAAACATAGAATTGCAAACTCCTAATTGCTTGAACCTGAAATACAAGATCACATTATAGTTCTTGCAAAATTTGCACATTACACTTACTGAATTATCAGCTTCTTGAATCCTCTTTTGGTATAATATAGAAGtttcacattttaaaaaaaaaactttgagTCAAACCTGGCTGGTAAGTTGATCTGCCAAGAAAAAATCTGGTAGAGTAACCTACAAAATGATGTGAGACATTTtactgtatatatgtatgtacttcAAGTGATATTAATGCGCGTCTGTATATCTCATAAACAAACTGCTGGTACCTTATAAAGGGGAGCGCATAGACAGTGCCAGGAACATCTTATAAGGAAGAAACGGCTTGAACGATATATGATGTTCAGAGGACAAAAAGTTATTAGAAGCagaatctggaaaaaaaaagatttacaatcattaggGGTTTGTAACTTGAAACATTGTGTATAGATCAGTTGTAGAATGTTTTTCAAAACTTACAAACACCAGGACAAGTGGGATCAGCTCAGTCACTGTCTCAAAACTTCGTTTTTTTGGGTCCATGTCCATATCCAGGTGGAAGAGTCCAGCAGCCAATGCAAGTACTGAAACACCAGAAGCAAGGAGGAGGACTTGTCTGTAATTGAGCTCTGTTCCTTGCTTGAAGCCAAATATGAAGGGATAATTGACCCGAAAATGCCTCCAGTAGTATATGTTCCCCGCATACATGAGCATATGCAGGACAATGAATCCAAATAGACTGCAAAAATAGGGCTTCATGACTCGTACGTATTGCTTAGAACATGGTTTCGCTTAATGTAGAAACACAAGGGGAAAGAATCAATACGACTTTTTAAAAGACAGATGGTTAATTAGTTCACCTGTACAGTGGAAATATGTTTTCCATATACTGCCCACGACCCTTGTGCTCTAGAAGGTTTCTTGCATGTATTGATACAGCAATAGCTGCCACTAATGCTATTGAGCAGCCAGAGAACAAACCTATAGGTAAAATGTATATCAGCTACTAAAATGAACATATGGTTCTGATGAAAGTGAGATGACAGGTCAATCCAGATGCCTCTAAAAACTATGGTTATGATGCACTAAGCCAACTTTTTGTAACCTCTGATAGAGGCGATCAAGGATCTAGTGTTAGTTGATTCAAATGAGTATgatcttattatatatatacatttacaaatttattttgcATATGGTTACATAGTAGTTGAACCGGCAGAATCCACCCTAAATCTGCCTTTTGACCTCTGATTACATAGGAAGAggaagttgatgctaataatgaTGCATAATTACCCATGAAATATGTTACTCTATGCGTTTCTCTTTTAGCTTGTGGTCTTAATACTTTCATTCCTTTCCTTCGATTTCCATTGACAAAATGATTTATGAACGTGACCTCCACTCTTTCAGTGAGCTTAGAAACCTAAAAAAGCGAAGATCAATGCGAAGTTAAAACTATA
Proteins encoded in this window:
- the LOC107774053 gene encoding SPX domain-containing protein 4 isoform X1, with the protein product MKFGKEFTTHLEETLPEWRDKYLCYKPLKKLLKHHLRSSPATGDNLPDGGDNPPPLPPPPPPHLQDWFVRILNEELNKFNDFYVDKEEEFIIRFQELKERIERVKEKSGRDGVLTKDSEFSDETMGIRKDFVAIHGEMVLLKNYSSLNFAGLVKILKKFDKRTGGLLRLPFTQLALDQPFFTTEPLNRLVRECEENLELLFPLEAEVVESDATEEGPTGGTTSYASNISPALPLGEENVDIYRSTLAAIKAIQGLKKASSTYNPLSFSYIFGDQDNDSTGAITAENSDSDQLVASQNDKETDQEDSHPPE
- the LOC107774053 gene encoding SPX domain-containing protein 4 isoform X2; its protein translation is MKFGKEFTTHLEETLPEWRDKYLCYKPLKKLLKHHLRSSPATGDNLPDGGDNPPPLPPPPPPHLQDWFVRILNEELNKFNDFYVDKEEEFIIRFQELKERIERVKEKSGRDGVLTKDSEFSDETMGIRKDFVAIHGEMVLLKNYSSLNFAEPLNRLVRECEENLELLFPLEAEVVESDATEEGPTGGTTSYASNISPALPLGEENVDIYRSTLAAIKAIQGLKKASSTYNPLSFSYIFGDQDNDSTGAITAENSDSDQLVASQNDKETDQEDSHPPE
- the LOC107774037 gene encoding phosphate transporter PHO1 homolog 9, with the translated sequence MKFGKEYASQMVHEWQEAYMDYNSLKNELKKILKFKKKNAPLPQVAVTPKGSLRKRLSMYRAFSGLQNSFKGSPGKNNEDEVTVVVNSEGDFETTFVASCEEGGECELVFFRRLDDEFNKVLTFYQEKVREVKVEADKLSIQMEALIALRIKVDKPSIGMQTAQVMDPSTNDNSTLSPASVDPNRPEMEAIQEVEMNSEEILEEEATTRERNKTKMNPIGFRPAPLEILDYVKINVEPETPVSTLRNCCMTSNSKLSFSKEELRKAEEQMRKAFVEFYQKLRLLKSYRFLNMLAFSKIMKKYDKITSRKASKSYSDMIEKSYLGSSDEVSKLTERVEVTFINHFVNGNRRKGMKVLRPQAKRETHRVTYFMGLFSGCSIALVAAIAVSIHARNLLEHKGRGQYMENIFPLYSLFGFIVLHMLMYAGNIYYWRHFRVNYPFIFGFKQGTELNYRQVLLLASGVSVLALAAGLFHLDMDMDPKKRSFETVTELIPLVLVFILLLITFCPLNIIYRSSRFFLIRCSWHCLCAPLYKVTLPDFFLADQLTSQVQAIRSLQFYVCYYVWGNFRTRSNKCQESSVYQILYIVVAIIPFWSRFIQCLRRLFEEKDSMQGLNSLKYLSTIVALVMRTLYDQKRGTFWRVMAASSSGITTVANTYWDIVIDWGLLQRNSRNHWLRDKLLVPHKIVYFVAIVLNIILRLVWMQLVLDFQELPFLHKKAMIAIVACLEILRRGMWNFFRLENEHLNNVGKYRASKSVPLPFNYDEDKSL